One Pseudobacteroides sp. genomic window, GCTCCAAAGCTTAATAAAAGCAGAGGATATTAATGAGGATTTATGGAGAGACGCGTTCTCTCTTTTTTGTTGTGATAAGGATGATGATATAACAGATTTTATAAGGAATAAGGCGGTAGAGTATGAAAAAAGGGATAAGTGCCGTACTTATGTATATTTTGATGAAGCAAGGCTTGAAGAAACAGGCGAGTTTAAAATAATAGGCTACTTTTCAATCGCAATGAAAACAATGAAAATTCCTGTTTTTGAAACGATGTCTAAAACGCTCAGAAAAAGGCTGGGTAATCAGTCGGATAAAGAGCAAAACCTTGTGGTATACCTGATTGGGCAATTGGGAAGAGATACACATTACACAAAGGGTATGCTTCCGGGGACAAGGATGCTTGAGGATTGCTACAGGCTTATTAGTGAGGCAAGAGATATTGTTGGAGGAAGACTAATTTTGCTTGAATGCAAGCCTTCGAAAAAACTATGTAGTTTCTATGAGGAACAGGGTTATATCGACATAACAGAAGAAAATGATGGGCTAAAACAGTACATAAGGTTTATTGAATAAAGATAGTTGAACTCTCGAATTAAAGCCGGGAGTTTTTTGTTATTAAATATCGTTAATTGATATGATTTGTTGTAAAATTAAGGTGAAAAGATGATATAATCCAGTAATTTTATTGGAATATTTGGAGGCGGTTAGAAAGTGAATAGCAAGTTTAATATAATAAAACTTACTAATGGCTATCAGCTCATTTATCATGATAAATTCACAGGTATAAGGGCAGAATTAAATTTTATAAATGGAAGAAAAACCTCAACAGAAATACTTAAAAAACTGTTAAGATTAGGATTGCTACCATTAAATGAAATTGAAGAAATAATGCTTTGCCAAGAATATGTTGGTTAAAAATGGTTTAAATGCTACAGCTATGAGTGTTAATATTATGCCTGTAGCTTTAATTTTTTCGTGAAAACAGCATTGCGATTTTCACGATTGAGTGATAATATATAATAAATATTCACGGTTGCGTGATGGTTGTGGAGGAAAAGTGGGGAAGAGGCAAAAAATATCAGAAATAGTAGTTAAGGTTGGAGATAAGCTTACTATTAATAATATAAACAATAGAAGCATTTCAGGAGAGGTTAATGCCATAAAGGAAGATGGTTACCAAGCAATCATGTTTGAGTCTGTTTCTGATTCAAATTTTAAAGTGCATCATGTAGAGATAAATGCCACGCAAGGTCCCTCCTGCCCTAGCATAATCTCAGAGGTACTTACATTTTCCGAAGCTGCAGAGATTTGGGGTATTGATCCTAGCACTCTAAGGCACAAGGTTACTGGCGAAAAACTTATTGAAGGTGTTGATTATAGGAAAAGCGGCAAGGTGTGGTTGATTACAATGAATGCCATGGAGA contains:
- a CDS encoding helix-turn-helix domain-containing protein, yielding MGKRQKISEIVVKVGDKLTINNINNRSISGEVNAIKEDGYQAIMFESVSDSNFKVHHVEINATQGPSCPSIISEVLTFSEAAEIWGIDPSTLRHKVTGEKLIEGVDYRKSGKVWLITMNAMEKLYGVKIGDTK